GACGATTAAGCCCTCACTCTTCTTGATGCGCGCGGCCCGGGCTGCCGTCGTCCGCATGCAGGCATCGAAGCATGTCTCGCGCGCGCGTCCGTAACCAAGGCTTAAGGCCGTGCCCCCTACCCTCCGCGCCAGCAATGACCAGGAAGGTTCGGCCATGGCCGTCATCGGTGGACGCGGCTTCTACGATCTGACGCCCTACCAGCAGTCGCAGGTCTGGAGCGGCAAGCGCGCCGCCGCCATCGGCGAAGCCATGGGCAATACCGCCCAGCTCCTCAATTCGCTCGGCGGCCAGCCGAACTCGGTCGCTTCCGTGCTGGCGGGCGCCGGCGGCGGCGGCTCGCTCAACGCCATTCTCGGCGGCAACACCGATACGACCGCGGCGCAGAACGCCAATGCCCTGTTCGGCGGCGGCCTCGGCGGCTCGCCCGAGGAAGCGCTGCAGAACGCCGTGACCGGCGGCAAGAGCAATGCGGCGATCGCCGAAGAGAACCTGATGGCCCAGATCATCAAGCGTCGCCAGGCCAAGGAAGCCGAAGCCAAGGCCGGCTCGAAGGTCAATACCATCGCCTGACCGGCAAGGGGCGCGATCGGGTGTCCGGACCGCGCATCGCGCCTTGGCGTGTGTTCGCGCGCGCTGTCTGGCATCGGCGCCGTTGCGGGCTCGCCTGACCTTGATGCAAAGAGCCGCTTCTTGATTTGAGCGGCCTATTCGGCCATTGCGAAACGCATCGTCTCACATCGCAACCAGCCGATCTGCTGCCTGACGACCCGGCGGCGCCCATTCCGGAGCCCAGCATGCTGCGCCTGCGCGCCGTTCTCTTCGCCGTGATCTTTGCCGGCTCGATCGTGCTTCTCAGCCTCTACGGCCCGGGGCTCGGCATATCCCGCACCGTCGGCACCTATGCCTGGGCCGCCCTGATGGTGCTCCTCTCCGTCGCGATCTTCGGCCCGCCCATGGCGCGCGTGCTGGGCTGGCGGCAGACCGCCTTCGTCTTCGCCGCGATCGTCGGCATGGGCGTCGGCCTGTTTCTCTACCTTGTCTTCGTGAGCCTGCCCGCCTTGAACGCCCGGCCCTGAGCGCCCCGGCCGTCAGCGCCGCCGGCGCGCCTCGGCCTCCCGCGCCCGCATCTCCTCGGTCCGCGCGGCGAGCGTGTTCAGTCCGAGCGCCGCCCGCCGCGTGTCGACCCCGGCGGCATCCTCGATCGGACAGGGCACGGGCCAGCCGTCCGCGTCAGGCTGGAACTGCGTGCCGTAGACCTGAGGCCGGCCGGACAGGGTCCTCAGCCGGTCCTGCAGGAAGGCAAGCTGCCAGCCGGGCACGGTTCCCGCCGCCACCGCCCGTTCGACCAGATCGGCGCAGCGCTGCATGAAGGCGAGATCGAAGACCGCATGCTGCGCCACCAGCCAGGCAGCCTCCGCCCCTTCTCCCCCGCGATCGTCCGGTCCGGCCAGCCATGCCGGTCGATGATGTCGCCGAGCGCCCGCGCATTGTCCTCGTGCAGGGCGCGCAGGCGCGGATGATAGGCGGCGGTCGGAAGCTCGCCGGCATCGAAAAGCTCCTGCAGCGCCTGCTGATTCCGCGCCGCCAGCGTGACGAGCCGGTCTTCCAGCGTCTCGTCCATGATCGATCCTCGCCCCAACGGAGAAAGCCGCCATCGCCCGGAACGGCGGCCGCGGCGCAAGACCGGGCGACAACGTGCCGACCGGCCGCGCCCGGCCATTTTCGCTCCCATTCTGCCGCCCGGCAAATCCTGCCGGTTAACTTCTGCCGCCTCGCCCGTGGTCCGTCGCCATGGCATAAGCCCTTCTCTGCGCACATTTTTTTCGCGCGGCGCCACGGCGTTAACGATTAGGAAAGGTTAACCGGCAAGAGTGCGGGAGAAGAGAGGGCGCGCGAGGGATTCGCGGCGCGAGGCATGAGGATGGTCCTATGAGCGATATCGTTCTGTCGAAAGGCATTCGCAGCAATCTGCTGTCGCTGATCGATACGGCCGGCCTCCGCGACCAGACGCAGACGCGCCTGTCCACCGGCAAGCGGGTCAATTCGGCGCTCGACAATCCCGGCAACTATTTCTCGGCCGCCCAGCTCAACGGCCGCGCCGCCGACATCACCAACCTGCTCGACGGCATCGGCAATGCCGTGCAGACGCTGCAGGCGGCCGACAACGGCATTTCGGCGATCATCAAGGTGGTCACCAACATGCAGGCGATCGCCCGCCAGGCCCAGGGCTCGGCCTCGACGCTCGCCCGTCTTTCCGGCCTGACCCCGAAGGATACGGCAGGCACCCCGACCGCGCTGAAACCCAATACCGACCTCGTCACCGGCCTTGGCTTCGCTGCGGGCGACACACTGACCATCAATACCGGCACCAACCGGACGACGACGCTGACGATCGCCGCCGGGATGACGGTGCAGGACCTGGTCAATGCCATCAACGACAATTCGAGCAGCGCCGCGGCGACCGGCACGGGTGTCGCGATCGGCACGGCCTCGGGCGCCGACGCCAAGGCGTCGCTGACGCCCGACGGCCGCCTGCTGATCGAGGCGACGGGCACCCAGCCCATCGCGATCACGGCCACCGGCGCCTCCGCGACGGTCATGCGCAATCTCGGCTTTGACGCGACCAATTCCTCGCAGCCGGCCGGCAAGATCAATCCGACCCGCACCGACATCGCCATCCAGTTCGGCGAGCTGCGCCGGCAGATCGACCAGCTCGCGCGCGATGCCGGCTATAACGGCATCAACCTGCTCGACGGCGACACGCTGCAGGCCATGTTCAACGAGAAGCAGACCTCCTCGCTGACCATTACCGGCGCGCGCCTCTCGACCGACAAGGACCTGGCGATCAAGCCGGCGGCGAACAACCTGCAGACCGACAAGGACATCAACGATGCCCTGGAGGACCTGACCTTCGCCA
This portion of the bacterium YEK0313 genome encodes:
- a CDS encoding flagellin, producing the protein MSDIVLSKGIRSNLLSLIDTAGLRDQTQTRLSTGKRVNSALDNPGNYFSAAQLNGRAADITNLLDGIGNAVQTLQAADNGISAIIKVVTNMQAIARQAQGSASTLARLSGLTPKDTAGTPTALKPNTDLVTGLGFAAGDTLTINTGTNRTTTLTIAAGMTVQDLVNAINDNSSSAAATGTGVAIGTASGADAKASLTPDGRLLIEATGTQPIAITATGASATVMRNLGFDATNSSQPAGKINPTRTDIAIQFGELRRQIDQLARDAGYNGINLLDGDTLQAMFNEKQTSSLTITGARLSTDKDLAIKPAANNLQTDKDINDALEDLTFAMNKLRAQSSAFGSNLALVQIRQKFTQELANTLKVGADNLTLADMNEEGANMLALQTRQQLSVQALSLANQADQGVLRLFG